A stretch of the Cuculus canorus isolate bCucCan1 chromosome 15, bCucCan1.pri, whole genome shotgun sequence genome encodes the following:
- the RBBP6 gene encoding E3 ubiquitin-protein ligase RBBP6 isoform X1: protein MSCVHYKFSSKLNYDTVTFDGLHISLCDLKRQIMGREKLKAADCDLQITNAQTKEEYTDDTALIPKNSSVIVRRIPIGGVKATSKTYVISRTEPVSGTSKAIDDSSASISLAQLTKTANLAEANASEEDKIKAMMTQSGHEYDPVNYMKKPLGPPPPSYTCFRCGKPGHYIKNCPTNGDKNFESVPRIKKSTGIPRSFMMEVKDPNTKGAMLTNTGKYAIPTIDAEAYAIGKKEKPPFLPEDPSSSSEEDDPIPDELLCLICKDIMTDAVVIPCCGNSYCDECIRTALLESEEHTCPTCHQTDVSPDALIANKFLRQAVNNFKNETGYTKRLRKQVQQQQQQQQQPPPPPPPPPPPPLMRQTITRNLQPLLRPAISRQQDPLMIPLASLASRSALSSLGPGQSPMAAGLPVNPSSVVVSDLPPAMSLSLREKPDGPFRDPDTVLPPALMSAEITKSASLSISSLLEEKGYQVPVLRQPALPSLLGPQGQSIPTTGHPMRAGAIRSLGGRPGWELSNRGRLHSERSQRSQAPSLPASAPVFVPVPPPPLYPPPPHALPLPPGVPPPQFPPQFPPGQPPSAGYAVPPPGYPPAPANISSAWVPTAVPAAHSNTIPTTQAPPLSREEFYREQRRLKEEEKKKSKLDEFTNDFAKELMEYKKIQKERRRSFSRSKSPYSASSYSRSSYTYSKSRSGSSRSRSYSRSFSRSHSRSYSRSPPYPRRGKGKSRNYRSRSRSHGYHRSRSRSPPYRRYHSRSRSPVFRGQSPTKRTVPQGEGEREYFNRYREVPPYDMKAYYGRSVDFRDPFEKERYREWERNYREWYEKFYKGYAVGARPPVNRENFSPDRFVPPGTRRETSPYARGRREDYPGGQSHRNRSVAGSYPEKPSGRESHGIKDPTKSKEKEVENPLGDGKGNKHKKHRKRRKGDENEGFPSTELLEGARKPREPVTTEDAKTDSLFMVPSRDDATPVRDEPMEADSIAFKPVSEKEKKEKEKPKAKVDKTKRKTEAAVAPKKDNVVKPAKASQEKVDADREKSPRTEPPVKKVKEELPKTDSVKTSSSQKEEKALGTPRKAHPKVTKDHGETRPAKEEKAKKDHPKETKSEKTSNKEDKSKKPADKSKPSDAKPEKRKRKADEKADKEHEGTSIKASKPETAESKTSPKGKTEPDGEKGERTPEKDKSALNNPAKKIKLNRETGKKIVSGENVPAAKEPSEKPEPSSSKVKQDKAKGKARRKVTAADGSSSTLVDYTSTSSTGGSPVRKMEEKPEKTDTKRTVIKTMEEYNNDITAPAEDVIIMIQVPQSKWDKDDFESEEEDIKSTQVPTSIGKPASVVKNVSAKPPNPVKHIEKETEPLEKTQKTTKEASCESSQHDAKSSKSSMLSEKGKTKDRDHSLSDKDTSEKRKSSVQVEKDHSERAAEQGNGKSTSQSSKDSRSSEKHDVGRGSTVKDFTPNRDKKSSDHDGNRDHSSSKRRDDKSELARRKDSPSRNRESTSVQKSKPREERTDPSKKGAGDAKRSSYSPSRERKQSDHKAAHDSKRTLEEHKPLDKNTGKDKDKEKEKDKEKEKEKEKEKEKEKEKEKEKEKEKEKEKEKEKEKEKEKEKEKEKEKEKEKEKEKEKEKEKEKEKEKEKEKEKEKEKEKEKEKLIPEVKSNKEKEPAGNKPPLRQESPDVKNEKENVTGQSDKSIVKPKPQVSSSSRLSSDLTRETDEAAFVPDYNESDSESNVSAKEEEAVGKTPKEPKEKAVEKAKEETAVPAAAADQPEASRSQSQSSPSVSHSRSQSPSESQTRSHSSSASSGESQDSKKKKKKKEKKKHKKHKKHKKHKKHIGNETELEKSQKHKHKKKKSKKSKDKEKDDQKVKSATT, encoded by the exons AATACACGGATGATACTGCTCTGATTCCGAAGAATTCTTCAGTAATTGTTAGAAGAATCCCTATTGGAGGAGTTAAAGCTACCAGCAAAACTTATGTTAT aAGTCGAACTGAGCCAGTGAGTGGAACATCAAAAGCA ATTGATGACTCTTCTGCATCTATTTCTCTGGCCCAGCTTACTaag ACTGCCAATCTGGCTGAAGCCAATGCTTCCGAGgaggataaaataaaagctatgaTGACACAGTCTGGCCATGAATATGATCCAGTCAA TTACATGAAGAAACCCTTGGGTCCACCTCCCCCATCGTACACGTGCTTTCGTTGCGGCAAACCTGGCCACTACATAAAGAACTGCCCGACAAATGGG GACAAAAATTTTGAGTCCGTTCCCAGAATTAAAAAGAGCACGGGAATTCCAAGGAGTTTCATGATGGAGGTGAAAGATCCCAATACAAAGGGTGCGATGCTGACCAACACAGGAAAATACGCAATACCAACTATTGATGC GGAAGCTTATGCTataggaaagaaggaaaagcctCCTTTTTTACCAGAGGATCCATCCTCCTCCTCGGAAGAAGATGATCCTATTCCAGATGAGTTGTTGTGTCTCATTTGTAAAGATATAATGACCGATGCCGTTGTTATTCCGTGCTGTGGAAACAGTTACTGTGATGAAT GTATTAGAACAGCATTACTGGAATCTGAGGAACATACGTGCCCCACGTGTCATCAGACAGATGTTTCTCCCGATGCATTAATTGCCAACAAATTCCTGCGCCAG GCTGTGAACAACTTCAAAAATGAAACCGGCTACACAAAAAGACTCCGTAAGCAGgttcagcagcaacagcaacagcagcagcagccaccaccaccaccgccgccaccacctccaccaccccTCATGAGACAAACAATAACACGCAacctgcagcctctgctccGGCCAGCCATTTCCAGGCAGCAGGATCCACTCATGATACCCTTAGCTTCTCTGGCTTCTCGTTCTGCTTTGTCATCGCTGGGCCCTGGTCAATCACCTATGGCAGCTGGGCTGCCAGTAAATCCTTCTTCTGTTGTTGTCTCTGATCTCCCTCCAGCGATGTCCCTGTCTCTCCGTGAAAAGCCAGACGGACCTTTTCG TGATCCCGATACTGTTTTGCCTCCTGCTTTGATGTCTGCTGAGATTACCAAGTCTGCCTCGCTGTCTATCAGCAGCTTGTTGGAAGAGAAG GGCTATCAGGTTCCTGTCCTAAGACAGCCAGCATTGCCGAGTCTCCTGGGCCCTCAAGGACAATCTATACCCACGACTG GTCACCCAATGAGAGCCGGGGCAATTCGCTCACTGGGAGGCAGACCAGGCTGGGAACT TTCAAATCGAGGACGCCTGCATAGTGAACGTTCCCAAAGGAGCCAGGCCCCATCACTACCAGCATCAGCACCAGTCTTTGTGCCTGTGCCTCCACCTCCCTTGTACCCTCCACCACCCCACGCACTTCCTCTTCCACCGGGGGTGCCACCACCACAGTTTCCTCCTCAGTTTCCACCGGGCCAGCCTCCATCTGCTGGGTACGCTGTCCCCCCTCCAGGATACCCCCCAGCTCCTGCAAACATCTCATCAGCTTGGGTCCCAACAGCAGTACCAGCGGCTCATTCAAATACCATCCCAACGACACAGGCTCCTCCCTTATCTAGGGAGGAGTTTTACCGAGAACAGCGGAGACTTAAAGAGGA ggaaaagaaaaagtccaAACTTGATGAGTTTACAAATGATTTTGCTAAGGAATTGATGGAATATAAAAAGATTCAAAAGGAGCGTAGGCGTTCGTTTTCCAG gtcaaAGTCTCCCTATAGTGCTTCATCCTACTCTAGAAGTTCCTATACCTACTCAAAGTCAAGATCAGGTTCTTCCCGCTCTCGCTCCTACTCTCGATCGTTTAGTCGTTCCCATTCTCGCTCCTACTCACGGTCACCGCCGTACCCAAGAAGAGGCAAAGGGAAGAGTCGTAACTATCGCTCTAGGTCGAGGTCGCATGGTTATCACCGGTCACGGTCCAGGTCGCCCCCATACAGACGATACCATTCACGGTCAAGGTCTCCCGTATTTAGAGGCCAGTCTCCCACTAAGCGGACTGTACCTCAAGGCGAAGGAGAGAGGGAGTATTTTAACAGATATAGAGAAGTTCCACCATACGACATGAAAGCTTACTATGGCAGATCTGTTGACTTTAGAGAcccttttgaaaaggaaaggtaCAGGGAGTGGGAACGGAACTATAGAGAATGGTATGAAAAGTTTTACAAGGGCTATGCTGTTGGTGCCCGACCTCCGGTAAATAGAGAGAACTTCTCTCCAGATAGATTTGTTCCCCCCGGGACCAGACGAGAGACTTCGCCATATGCTCGGGGACGCAGAGAAGATTATCCTGGTGGGCAGAGCCACAGAAATCGTAGTGTAGCTGGAAGCTATCCTGAAAAACCTTCTGGAAGAGAGAGCCATGGCATCAAGGACCCTACAAAATCAAAagagaaggaggtggaaaaCCCACTGGGAGATGGCAAAGGAAATAAGCATAAAAAACACcggaagagaaggaaaggggatgAGAATGAAGGATTTCCCAGCACCGAGTTGTTAGAAGGTGCGAGAAAACCAAGAGAGCCAGTTACAACTGAAGATGCTAAAACGGACTCTCTCTTCATGGTTCCAAGCAGAGATGATGCCACCCCTGTGAGAGATGAGCCTATGGAAGCCGATTCGATTGCTTTCAAACCAGTgtctgaaaaggagaaaaaagagaaagagaaaccaaaagcaaaagttGACAAGACAAAGCGGAAAACAGAAGCGGCTGTTGCTCCCAAGAAAGACAATGTAGTAAAACCAGCTAAAGCTTCACAAGAGAAGGTGGACGCTGATCGTGAAAAGTCTCCTCGAACAGAACCTCCTGTGAAAAAAGTGAAGGAAGAGCTGCCAAAGACAGACAGTGTTAAAACATCCTCCTCtcaaaaggaggagaaggctctTGGTACCCCACGGAAAGCTCACCCAAAAGTGACAAAAGATCACGGAGAAACCAGACCAGCcaaggaggaaaaggcaaagaaagaccATCCAAAAGAAACCAAGTCAGAGAAGACCTCCAACAAAGAGGACAAGTCAAAAAAACCTGCTGACAAAAGCAAACCTTCTGATGCCAaacctgaaaaaagaaaaagaaaagcagatgaaaaggCCGATAAAGAACATGAAGGCACTTCCATAAAGGCCTCTAAACCAGAAACTGCTGAATCAAAAACATCGCCAAAGGGGAAGACTGAGCCTGATggtgaaaaaggagagagaactCCCGAAAAGGACAAATCTGCTCTTAACAACCCTGCAAAAAAGATTAAACTGAACCGAGAAACTGGCAAGAAGATCGTGAGTGGAGAGAACGTGCCAGCTGCTAAAGAGCCTTCTGAGAAACCAGAGCCGAGCAGCAGCAAAGTCAAACAAgacaaagcaaagggaaaagcaagaagaaaagtgaCAGCAGCTGATGGATCCAGTTCAACTCTCGTCGACTACACCAG CACCAGTTCTACTGGAGGAAGCCCTGTTcgaaagatggaagaaaagccagaaaaaacaGATACCAAACGAACTGTCATTAAGACCATGGAGGAATATAATAACGATATAACAGCCCCAGCTGAAGATGTGATTATTATGATCCAGGTCCCTCAGTCGAAGTGGGATAAAGACGACTTTGAGTCTGAAGAGGAAGACATTAAATCCACCCAGGTGCCCACAAGCATAGGAAAACCTGCTAGCGTTGTAAAAAATGTGAGCGCTAAGCCACCAAACCCAGTAAAACATATTGAAAAAGAGACGGAGCCTttggagaaaacacagaaaactacAAAAGAGGCGAGTTGTGAAAGCTCCCAGCATGATGCAAAAAGTTCAAAAAGCTCAATGCtgagtgaaaaaggaaaaaccaaagACCGGGATCATTCTTTGTCAGACAAGGACACTTctgagaagaggaagagcagtGTTCAGGTAGAAAAAGACCACTCGGAACGTGCAGCTGagcaaggaaatggaaaaagtacTTCTCAGTCTTCCAAAGACAGCAGATCTTCAGAGAAACACGATGTTGGCCGCGGATCCACTGTAAAAGACTTCACTCCAAACCGCGACAAGAAGTCGTCTGACCATGATGGCAACAGAGATCATTCTAGTTCCAAGCGTCGAGATGATAAGAGTGAATTAGCAAGGAGAAAAGACTCCCCTTCACGAAACAGAGAATCTACATCGGTACAGAAGAGTAAGCCAAGAGAGGAACGAACAGATCCGTCCAAAAAGGGTGCTGGAGATGCCAAAAGGAGCAGCTACAGTCCTTCACGTGAGCGGAAGCAGTCTGATCACAAAGCTGCTCACGATTCCAAGCGTACATTGGAGGAACACAAACCTCTagataaaaatacaggaaaagataaggacaaagaaaaagagaaagataaagagaaagaaaaagaaaaggagaaagaaaaagaaaaagaaaaggagaaagaaaaggagaaagagaaagaaaaggagaaagaaaaagaaaaggagaaagaaaaggaaaaagaaaaggagaaggaaaaagagaaagaaaaggagaaagaaaaagaaaaggaaaaagaaaaagaaaaggaaaaagaaaaggaaaaggaaaaagagaaagaaaaggagaaagaaaaagagaaggagaaggaaaaagagaagcttATCCCAGAAGTGAAGAGCAATAAAGAGAAAGAGCCAGCTGGTAACAAACCACCTTTGAGACAAGAGTCACCAGAtgtaaaaaatgagaaagagaatgTAACTGGGCAAAGCGATAAGAGCATTGTCAAGCCCAAGCCGCAGGTAAGCAGCTCCTCACGGCTCTCTTCTGATCTGACTCGAGAGACAGATGAGGCTGCGTTCGTACCTGACTACAATGAAAGTGACAGCGAGAGTAATGTATCAGCAAaagaggaggaggctgtgggcaAGACTCCTAAAGAACCGAAggagaaagctgtggagaaggCGAAAGAGGAGACTGCAGTGCCTGCTGCCGCAGCTGACCAGCCCGAAGCGAGCAGGAGTCAAAGCCAGAGCAGCCCCAGCGTGAGCCACAGCCGCAGTCAGAGCCCGTCCGAGAGCCAGACCCGGAGccacagcagcagtgccagctcaGGAGAGAGCCAggacagcaagaaaaagaaaaagaaaaaagagaaaaagaagcacaagaagcataagaaacacaagaaacatAAGAAACACATcggaaatgaaacagaattgGAAAAGAGccaaaaacacaaacacaagaagaaaaaatcgAAGAAGAGCAAAGATAAGGAGAAAGATGACCAAAAAGTGAAATCTGCCACTACATAG
- the RBBP6 gene encoding E3 ubiquitin-protein ligase RBBP6 isoform X2: MSCVHYKFSSKLNYDTVTFDGLHISLCDLKRQIMGREKLKAADCDLQITNAQTKEEYTDDTALIPKNSSVIVRRIPIGGVKATSKTYVISRTEPVSGTSKAIDDSSASISLAQLTKTANLAEANASEEDKIKAMMTQSGHEYDPVNYMKKPLGPPPPSYTCFRCGKPGHYIKNCPTNGDKNFESVPRIKKSTGIPRSFMMEVKDPNTKGAMLTNTGKYAIPTIDAEAYAIGKKEKPPFLPEDPSSSSEEDDPIPDELLCLICKDIMTDAVVIPCCGNSYCDECIRTALLESEEHTCPTCHQTDVSPDALIANKFLRQAVNNFKNETGYTKRLRKQVQQQQQQQQQPPPPPPPPPPPPLMRQTITRNLQPLLRPAISRQQDPLMIPLASLASRSALSSLGPGQSPMAAGLPVNPSSVVVSDLPPAMSLSLREKPDGPFRDPDTVLPPALMSAEITKSASLSISSLLEEKGYQVPVLRQPALPSLLGPQGQSIPTTGHPMRAGAIRSLGGRPGWELSNRGRLHSERSQRSQAPSLPASAPVFVPVPPPPLYPPPPHALPLPPGVPPPQFPPQFPPGQPPSAGYAVPPPGYPPAPANISSAWVPTAVPAAHSNTIPTTQAPPLSREEFYREQRRLKEESKSPYSASSYSRSSYTYSKSRSGSSRSRSYSRSFSRSHSRSYSRSPPYPRRGKGKSRNYRSRSRSHGYHRSRSRSPPYRRYHSRSRSPVFRGQSPTKRTVPQGEGEREYFNRYREVPPYDMKAYYGRSVDFRDPFEKERYREWERNYREWYEKFYKGYAVGARPPVNRENFSPDRFVPPGTRRETSPYARGRREDYPGGQSHRNRSVAGSYPEKPSGRESHGIKDPTKSKEKEVENPLGDGKGNKHKKHRKRRKGDENEGFPSTELLEGARKPREPVTTEDAKTDSLFMVPSRDDATPVRDEPMEADSIAFKPVSEKEKKEKEKPKAKVDKTKRKTEAAVAPKKDNVVKPAKASQEKVDADREKSPRTEPPVKKVKEELPKTDSVKTSSSQKEEKALGTPRKAHPKVTKDHGETRPAKEEKAKKDHPKETKSEKTSNKEDKSKKPADKSKPSDAKPEKRKRKADEKADKEHEGTSIKASKPETAESKTSPKGKTEPDGEKGERTPEKDKSALNNPAKKIKLNRETGKKIVSGENVPAAKEPSEKPEPSSSKVKQDKAKGKARRKVTAADGSSSTLVDYTSTSSTGGSPVRKMEEKPEKTDTKRTVIKTMEEYNNDITAPAEDVIIMIQVPQSKWDKDDFESEEEDIKSTQVPTSIGKPASVVKNVSAKPPNPVKHIEKETEPLEKTQKTTKEASCESSQHDAKSSKSSMLSEKGKTKDRDHSLSDKDTSEKRKSSVQVEKDHSERAAEQGNGKSTSQSSKDSRSSEKHDVGRGSTVKDFTPNRDKKSSDHDGNRDHSSSKRRDDKSELARRKDSPSRNRESTSVQKSKPREERTDPSKKGAGDAKRSSYSPSRERKQSDHKAAHDSKRTLEEHKPLDKNTGKDKDKEKEKDKEKEKEKEKEKEKEKEKEKEKEKEKEKEKEKEKEKEKEKEKEKEKEKEKEKEKEKEKEKEKEKEKEKEKEKEKEKEKEKEKEKLIPEVKSNKEKEPAGNKPPLRQESPDVKNEKENVTGQSDKSIVKPKPQVSSSSRLSSDLTRETDEAAFVPDYNESDSESNVSAKEEEAVGKTPKEPKEKAVEKAKEETAVPAAAADQPEASRSQSQSSPSVSHSRSQSPSESQTRSHSSSASSGESQDSKKKKKKKEKKKHKKHKKHKKHKKHIGNETELEKSQKHKHKKKKSKKSKDKEKDDQKVKSATT, encoded by the exons AATACACGGATGATACTGCTCTGATTCCGAAGAATTCTTCAGTAATTGTTAGAAGAATCCCTATTGGAGGAGTTAAAGCTACCAGCAAAACTTATGTTAT aAGTCGAACTGAGCCAGTGAGTGGAACATCAAAAGCA ATTGATGACTCTTCTGCATCTATTTCTCTGGCCCAGCTTACTaag ACTGCCAATCTGGCTGAAGCCAATGCTTCCGAGgaggataaaataaaagctatgaTGACACAGTCTGGCCATGAATATGATCCAGTCAA TTACATGAAGAAACCCTTGGGTCCACCTCCCCCATCGTACACGTGCTTTCGTTGCGGCAAACCTGGCCACTACATAAAGAACTGCCCGACAAATGGG GACAAAAATTTTGAGTCCGTTCCCAGAATTAAAAAGAGCACGGGAATTCCAAGGAGTTTCATGATGGAGGTGAAAGATCCCAATACAAAGGGTGCGATGCTGACCAACACAGGAAAATACGCAATACCAACTATTGATGC GGAAGCTTATGCTataggaaagaaggaaaagcctCCTTTTTTACCAGAGGATCCATCCTCCTCCTCGGAAGAAGATGATCCTATTCCAGATGAGTTGTTGTGTCTCATTTGTAAAGATATAATGACCGATGCCGTTGTTATTCCGTGCTGTGGAAACAGTTACTGTGATGAAT GTATTAGAACAGCATTACTGGAATCTGAGGAACATACGTGCCCCACGTGTCATCAGACAGATGTTTCTCCCGATGCATTAATTGCCAACAAATTCCTGCGCCAG GCTGTGAACAACTTCAAAAATGAAACCGGCTACACAAAAAGACTCCGTAAGCAGgttcagcagcaacagcaacagcagcagcagccaccaccaccaccgccgccaccacctccaccaccccTCATGAGACAAACAATAACACGCAacctgcagcctctgctccGGCCAGCCATTTCCAGGCAGCAGGATCCACTCATGATACCCTTAGCTTCTCTGGCTTCTCGTTCTGCTTTGTCATCGCTGGGCCCTGGTCAATCACCTATGGCAGCTGGGCTGCCAGTAAATCCTTCTTCTGTTGTTGTCTCTGATCTCCCTCCAGCGATGTCCCTGTCTCTCCGTGAAAAGCCAGACGGACCTTTTCG TGATCCCGATACTGTTTTGCCTCCTGCTTTGATGTCTGCTGAGATTACCAAGTCTGCCTCGCTGTCTATCAGCAGCTTGTTGGAAGAGAAG GGCTATCAGGTTCCTGTCCTAAGACAGCCAGCATTGCCGAGTCTCCTGGGCCCTCAAGGACAATCTATACCCACGACTG GTCACCCAATGAGAGCCGGGGCAATTCGCTCACTGGGAGGCAGACCAGGCTGGGAACT TTCAAATCGAGGACGCCTGCATAGTGAACGTTCCCAAAGGAGCCAGGCCCCATCACTACCAGCATCAGCACCAGTCTTTGTGCCTGTGCCTCCACCTCCCTTGTACCCTCCACCACCCCACGCACTTCCTCTTCCACCGGGGGTGCCACCACCACAGTTTCCTCCTCAGTTTCCACCGGGCCAGCCTCCATCTGCTGGGTACGCTGTCCCCCCTCCAGGATACCCCCCAGCTCCTGCAAACATCTCATCAGCTTGGGTCCCAACAGCAGTACCAGCGGCTCATTCAAATACCATCCCAACGACACAGGCTCCTCCCTTATCTAGGGAGGAGTTTTACCGAGAACAGCGGAGACTTAAAGAGGA gtcaaAGTCTCCCTATAGTGCTTCATCCTACTCTAGAAGTTCCTATACCTACTCAAAGTCAAGATCAGGTTCTTCCCGCTCTCGCTCCTACTCTCGATCGTTTAGTCGTTCCCATTCTCGCTCCTACTCACGGTCACCGCCGTACCCAAGAAGAGGCAAAGGGAAGAGTCGTAACTATCGCTCTAGGTCGAGGTCGCATGGTTATCACCGGTCACGGTCCAGGTCGCCCCCATACAGACGATACCATTCACGGTCAAGGTCTCCCGTATTTAGAGGCCAGTCTCCCACTAAGCGGACTGTACCTCAAGGCGAAGGAGAGAGGGAGTATTTTAACAGATATAGAGAAGTTCCACCATACGACATGAAAGCTTACTATGGCAGATCTGTTGACTTTAGAGAcccttttgaaaaggaaaggtaCAGGGAGTGGGAACGGAACTATAGAGAATGGTATGAAAAGTTTTACAAGGGCTATGCTGTTGGTGCCCGACCTCCGGTAAATAGAGAGAACTTCTCTCCAGATAGATTTGTTCCCCCCGGGACCAGACGAGAGACTTCGCCATATGCTCGGGGACGCAGAGAAGATTATCCTGGTGGGCAGAGCCACAGAAATCGTAGTGTAGCTGGAAGCTATCCTGAAAAACCTTCTGGAAGAGAGAGCCATGGCATCAAGGACCCTACAAAATCAAAagagaaggaggtggaaaaCCCACTGGGAGATGGCAAAGGAAATAAGCATAAAAAACACcggaagagaaggaaaggggatgAGAATGAAGGATTTCCCAGCACCGAGTTGTTAGAAGGTGCGAGAAAACCAAGAGAGCCAGTTACAACTGAAGATGCTAAAACGGACTCTCTCTTCATGGTTCCAAGCAGAGATGATGCCACCCCTGTGAGAGATGAGCCTATGGAAGCCGATTCGATTGCTTTCAAACCAGTgtctgaaaaggagaaaaaagagaaagagaaaccaaaagcaaaagttGACAAGACAAAGCGGAAAACAGAAGCGGCTGTTGCTCCCAAGAAAGACAATGTAGTAAAACCAGCTAAAGCTTCACAAGAGAAGGTGGACGCTGATCGTGAAAAGTCTCCTCGAACAGAACCTCCTGTGAAAAAAGTGAAGGAAGAGCTGCCAAAGACAGACAGTGTTAAAACATCCTCCTCtcaaaaggaggagaaggctctTGGTACCCCACGGAAAGCTCACCCAAAAGTGACAAAAGATCACGGAGAAACCAGACCAGCcaaggaggaaaaggcaaagaaagaccATCCAAAAGAAACCAAGTCAGAGAAGACCTCCAACAAAGAGGACAAGTCAAAAAAACCTGCTGACAAAAGCAAACCTTCTGATGCCAaacctgaaaaaagaaaaagaaaagcagatgaaaaggCCGATAAAGAACATGAAGGCACTTCCATAAAGGCCTCTAAACCAGAAACTGCTGAATCAAAAACATCGCCAAAGGGGAAGACTGAGCCTGATggtgaaaaaggagagagaactCCCGAAAAGGACAAATCTGCTCTTAACAACCCTGCAAAAAAGATTAAACTGAACCGAGAAACTGGCAAGAAGATCGTGAGTGGAGAGAACGTGCCAGCTGCTAAAGAGCCTTCTGAGAAACCAGAGCCGAGCAGCAGCAAAGTCAAACAAgacaaagcaaagggaaaagcaagaagaaaagtgaCAGCAGCTGATGGATCCAGTTCAACTCTCGTCGACTACACCAG CACCAGTTCTACTGGAGGAAGCCCTGTTcgaaagatggaagaaaagccagaaaaaacaGATACCAAACGAACTGTCATTAAGACCATGGAGGAATATAATAACGATATAACAGCCCCAGCTGAAGATGTGATTATTATGATCCAGGTCCCTCAGTCGAAGTGGGATAAAGACGACTTTGAGTCTGAAGAGGAAGACATTAAATCCACCCAGGTGCCCACAAGCATAGGAAAACCTGCTAGCGTTGTAAAAAATGTGAGCGCTAAGCCACCAAACCCAGTAAAACATATTGAAAAAGAGACGGAGCCTttggagaaaacacagaaaactacAAAAGAGGCGAGTTGTGAAAGCTCCCAGCATGATGCAAAAAGTTCAAAAAGCTCAATGCtgagtgaaaaaggaaaaaccaaagACCGGGATCATTCTTTGTCAGACAAGGACACTTctgagaagaggaagagcagtGTTCAGGTAGAAAAAGACCACTCGGAACGTGCAGCTGagcaaggaaatggaaaaagtacTTCTCAGTCTTCCAAAGACAGCAGATCTTCAGAGAAACACGATGTTGGCCGCGGATCCACTGTAAAAGACTTCACTCCAAACCGCGACAAGAAGTCGTCTGACCATGATGGCAACAGAGATCATTCTAGTTCCAAGCGTCGAGATGATAAGAGTGAATTAGCAAGGAGAAAAGACTCCCCTTCACGAAACAGAGAATCTACATCGGTACAGAAGAGTAAGCCAAGAGAGGAACGAACAGATCCGTCCAAAAAGGGTGCTGGAGATGCCAAAAGGAGCAGCTACAGTCCTTCACGTGAGCGGAAGCAGTCTGATCACAAAGCTGCTCACGATTCCAAGCGTACATTGGAGGAACACAAACCTCTagataaaaatacaggaaaagataaggacaaagaaaaagagaaagataaagagaaagaaaaagaaaaggagaaagaaaaagaaaaagaaaaggagaaagaaaaggagaaagagaaagaaaaggagaaagaaaaagaaaaggagaaagaaaaggaaaaagaaaaggagaaggaaaaagagaaagaaaaggagaaagaaaaagaaaaggaaaaagaaaaagaaaaggaaaaagaaaaggaaaaggaaaaagagaaagaaaaggagaaagaaaaagagaaggagaaggaaaaagagaagcttATCCCAGAAGTGAAGAGCAATAAAGAGAAAGAGCCAGCTGGTAACAAACCACCTTTGAGACAAGAGTCACCAGAtgtaaaaaatgagaaagagaatgTAACTGGGCAAAGCGATAAGAGCATTGTCAAGCCCAAGCCGCAGGTAAGCAGCTCCTCACGGCTCTCTTCTGATCTGACTCGAGAGACAGATGAGGCTGCGTTCGTACCTGACTACAATGAAAGTGACAGCGAGAGTAATGTATCAGCAAaagaggaggaggctgtgggcaAGACTCCTAAAGAACCGAAggagaaagctgtggagaaggCGAAAGAGGAGACTGCAGTGCCTGCTGCCGCAGCTGACCAGCCCGAAGCGAGCAGGAGTCAAAGCCAGAGCAGCCCCAGCGTGAGCCACAGCCGCAGTCAGAGCCCGTCCGAGAGCCAGACCCGGAGccacagcagcagtgccagctcaGGAGAGAGCCAggacagcaagaaaaagaaaaagaaaaaagagaaaaagaagcacaagaagcataagaaacacaagaaacatAAGAAACACATcggaaatgaaacagaattgGAAAAGAGccaaaaacacaaacacaagaagaaaaaatcgAAGAAGAGCAAAGATAAGGAGAAAGATGACCAAAAAGTGAAATCTGCCACTACATAG